The Allorhodopirellula heiligendammensis genome includes a window with the following:
- a CDS encoding transcriptional regulator — protein sequence MSSPEPKISLPVVAAEDYRHAVAGEPWELCPIAITGPIQHRSSPRDDSFEATRRLAEISLQTPLDYPAIGDAILAGDHVALAVDPNVPRVAEVIAGVLDLLKSCEAGRVSIVLWAEASDTCYQSLTQRFQNVAPEDIESGSAPGGDALISVMRHCPRDRREMRYVAADADAEAIYLARDLVDADFTIPIVAARARDAADRADKAAVFPIFADASTMQRYQTTVSIADSERMAEEVSWLLGVQLLMMVSSDAAGSVARILTGTPEAIRAELDTLHADEQDGSGRNETCPQAEMVVAALDGDANVQTWSNVARAAVAASGHTEGDAAIVVWSQLRERPSPMWQQELSDRRNDADSDGIGCDDSHEETRDGIIEHDSSSASANDFADWSTDRAWARKLGQLIESNRVFLHSELEDSDVESLGLGIINSVDELHRLGQTCQAAGMLRAAQFQASSIARSEAATEEG from the coding sequence ATGAGTTCACCAGAGCCAAAGATCTCGTTGCCTGTCGTCGCCGCGGAGGATTATCGGCACGCTGTTGCGGGGGAGCCATGGGAATTGTGCCCCATTGCGATCACCGGCCCGATCCAACATCGCAGTTCGCCTCGGGATGACTCGTTCGAGGCGACCCGGCGTTTAGCCGAGATCTCTTTGCAAACACCACTTGATTACCCAGCCATCGGCGATGCAATCTTAGCGGGCGACCATGTGGCCTTGGCGGTCGACCCAAACGTGCCGCGTGTCGCCGAGGTCATCGCGGGTGTGTTGGACCTGTTGAAGTCTTGCGAAGCGGGGCGGGTCAGCATCGTCCTCTGGGCGGAGGCGTCCGATACATGCTACCAGTCGTTGACCCAGAGATTCCAAAACGTGGCACCCGAAGATATCGAATCTGGCTCTGCTCCGGGCGGGGACGCTCTCATCTCAGTGATGCGACATTGCCCACGTGATCGACGCGAAATGAGGTATGTGGCGGCCGACGCAGACGCCGAAGCAATCTACCTCGCGAGAGACTTGGTGGATGCAGATTTCACGATCCCAATTGTTGCCGCACGCGCCCGCGACGCGGCCGATCGGGCTGACAAAGCCGCTGTGTTCCCCATCTTCGCGGACGCATCGACGATGCAGCGTTATCAAACTACCGTTTCCATCGCCGATTCAGAAAGGATGGCCGAAGAGGTCAGTTGGCTCCTTGGGGTGCAGTTGCTGATGATGGTATCGTCAGACGCCGCAGGTAGCGTCGCGCGTATTCTGACAGGCACGCCCGAAGCCATTCGCGCCGAGCTCGATACACTTCATGCCGACGAGCAAGATGGCAGCGGTCGGAATGAAACCTGCCCACAGGCAGAGATGGTCGTTGCCGCGCTCGACGGCGATGCCAATGTTCAGACTTGGTCCAACGTCGCACGCGCCGCCGTCGCCGCCAGCGGTCACACCGAGGGTGACGCGGCCATCGTGGTTTGGTCGCAGTTGCGAGAACGGCCCAGCCCCATGTGGCAGCAAGAACTGAGCGATCGCAGGAACGACGCTGATTCCGATGGAATCGGGTGTGATGATTCTCACGAAGAGACTCGCGATGGGATCATCGAGCATGATTCCAGTTCCGCCTCTGCGAATGACTTCGCCGATTGGAGTACGGACCGAGCTTGGGCGCGGAAGCTGGGCCAACTCATCGAAAGTAACCGCGTGTTCCTGCATAGTGAGCTCGAGGATTCCGACGTTGAATCGCTCGGTCTGGGGATTATTAACTCCGTTGATGAACTGCACCGACTCGGCCAAACCTGCCAGGCGGCTGGCATGCTTCGCGCCGCCCAATTTCAAGCCAGCTCGATCGCCCGATCGGAAGCCGCGACCGAGGAAGGTTAA
- a CDS encoding glutamine--tRNA ligase/YqeY domain fusion protein codes for MFPIHLLTSAVTANFRTDDVNPADDNGGDESSNNPGTARRHFIRQAIDADLAAGRFDSVCTRFPPEPNGYLHIGHAKSICLNFGLAQEFGGTCNLRFDDTNPIKEDTEYVDSIQDDVRWLGFEWDNLHFASDYFDQLYAWAEKLVLDGNAYVCDLTAEQTREYRGTLTEPGRDSPGRSNTPEENLDLLRRMKAGEFKDGEKTLRAKIDMAAPNINLRDPVMYRIANVSHHRTGDAWCIYPMYDWAHGQSDSIEKITFSICTLEFEHHRPLYDWYCDKLEIHHPRQIEFARLNITYTVMSKRKLLQLVRDKHVSGWDDPRMPTLVGLRRRGYTPESIRAFCADIGVAKFNSTIDVVRLENAVREHLNEVAPRRMAVLDPVKLTITNWDENDSAVEMMSAVNNPGDESAGSREIPFSGSLWIEREDFQEDAPKKFFRLKKGGAVRLRAGYIVDCHDVVKDADGTITEILCTYDPQTKSGQDTSGRKVKGTIHWVSCGHAAEVTVRNYDRLFTAENPDSTAEGKTFLDYLNPDSLSVTTAMVEPELATAAVGDRVQFERLGYYIVDTDSRPEALVFNRIVGLRDTWAKIASKDQPKGKK; via the coding sequence TTGTTCCCGATTCACCTGCTGACCTCCGCCGTGACCGCAAATTTTCGTACCGACGATGTGAACCCCGCCGACGACAACGGCGGTGATGAATCTAGCAACAACCCTGGAACTGCACGGCGACATTTTATACGCCAAGCGATTGACGCGGATCTCGCGGCGGGACGGTTCGATTCCGTATGTACGCGATTCCCACCGGAACCGAACGGGTATCTGCACATTGGACACGCGAAATCAATTTGCCTGAATTTCGGTTTGGCCCAGGAATTTGGTGGCACCTGCAACCTTCGCTTTGACGATACCAACCCGATCAAAGAGGACACCGAATACGTCGATTCGATCCAAGACGATGTCCGGTGGTTGGGCTTTGAGTGGGATAATCTGCACTTTGCAAGCGATTATTTCGACCAACTCTACGCGTGGGCAGAAAAACTCGTCCTCGATGGTAATGCCTACGTATGCGATTTGACTGCGGAGCAAACCCGTGAGTACCGCGGCACACTAACCGAGCCGGGGCGGGACAGCCCCGGACGCAGCAATACGCCAGAGGAAAATCTGGATTTGCTGCGGCGGATGAAAGCGGGTGAGTTTAAAGATGGCGAGAAAACGCTGCGTGCAAAAATCGACATGGCGGCACCCAATATTAACTTGCGCGACCCGGTCATGTACCGCATCGCCAATGTCAGCCACCACCGTACCGGCGACGCCTGGTGCATCTATCCGATGTATGACTGGGCTCACGGCCAAAGCGACTCGATCGAGAAAATCACGTTCTCGATCTGCACGCTCGAATTCGAGCACCACCGACCGCTGTACGATTGGTACTGCGACAAACTTGAGATTCATCATCCTCGCCAGATCGAGTTCGCCCGGTTGAACATCACTTACACCGTGATGAGCAAACGTAAACTGCTGCAGCTTGTGCGAGACAAACACGTTTCCGGATGGGATGATCCACGGATGCCGACATTGGTTGGCTTGCGCCGGCGGGGGTATACTCCGGAGTCGATCCGGGCATTTTGTGCTGATATCGGGGTAGCCAAGTTCAATAGCACGATCGACGTGGTGAGACTCGAAAACGCAGTGCGTGAACATCTCAACGAGGTCGCGCCGCGGCGGATGGCCGTGCTCGATCCGGTCAAACTCACGATCACGAACTGGGATGAGAACGACTCTGCGGTCGAGATGATGTCCGCAGTCAATAACCCTGGTGACGAGTCAGCGGGCAGCCGCGAAATTCCGTTCTCGGGCAGCCTATGGATCGAGCGAGAGGATTTCCAAGAAGACGCCCCCAAGAAATTCTTCCGCCTGAAGAAGGGCGGCGCCGTTCGACTGCGGGCGGGTTACATCGTTGACTGTCACGACGTCGTTAAAGATGCCGATGGCACGATCACTGAAATTCTATGTACCTACGATCCCCAAACGAAGAGTGGTCAAGATACGTCGGGACGCAAGGTCAAAGGCACGATTCACTGGGTCAGCTGCGGCCATGCCGCGGAGGTCACGGTGCGGAACTACGACCGTCTGTTCACGGCTGAAAATCCAGACAGCACCGCCGAAGGCAAAACCTTCCTTGATTATCTCAATCCTGATTCTCTCTCGGTGACCACTGCAATGGTCGAGCCGGAATTGGCGACGGCGGCCGTGGGCGACCGCGTGCAGTTTGAACGGCTCGGGTACTACATCGTCGACACTGACTCGCGCCCCGAGGCGTTGGTGTTCAACCGCATCGTCGGCTTGCGAGACACGTGGGCGAAGATTGCCAGCAAGGACCAACCCAAGGGCAAGAAATGA
- a CDS encoding DUF1559 domain-containing protein: MSAARRRPDAFTLVELLVVIAIIGVLVGLLLPAVQSAREAARRMSCSNQVKQLGLSLHNYHAAYRQLPMHGTGPTNERSRLTSAADNNNGTGFTRLELSYLVGLLPFLEQQSLWQKISNPMIESDGDRWPAFGPRPLVLKYPPWLTEIPTLRCPSDPGVGLPALGRTNYAACTGDSFYDAENGATVWTGPSTGGRWLYQSDRHAMNRVRCGMRGLFVPRYSTRFRDCLDGLSNTIALGEVMTGLSDGSNRTIGTSAPSKASGGKSAAQSVADNPNQCRDLGFFAPNRPGFWDLSVVTTYAPVSQRGFRWAAFHTLQSQFNTIRGPNSHLCLVGSSDTYGVAPPSSRHPGGVHVLMADGAVKFITESIDAGDPSVPCVYCDLLSGGANSPTVAGSTSPYGVWGALGTRASHEVIGADF, encoded by the coding sequence ATGAGTGCCGCACGCCGTCGCCCCGATGCCTTCACACTGGTTGAGTTGTTAGTTGTGATCGCGATCATCGGAGTGCTAGTTGGTTTGCTACTGCCGGCTGTCCAATCGGCTCGCGAAGCAGCCCGGCGGATGAGTTGCAGCAACCAAGTCAAACAACTGGGACTGTCCCTGCATAACTACCATGCCGCGTACCGCCAACTTCCCATGCACGGGACCGGGCCGACCAACGAGCGATCGCGACTCACTTCAGCCGCGGACAATAATAATGGCACCGGTTTCACGCGACTGGAGTTATCGTATCTCGTGGGTCTGCTGCCGTTTCTGGAGCAGCAAAGCCTGTGGCAAAAGATCAGCAATCCGATGATCGAGTCCGATGGTGATCGGTGGCCGGCGTTCGGTCCACGACCCTTGGTGCTGAAGTATCCGCCATGGTTGACCGAGATCCCAACACTCCGCTGCCCGAGTGACCCAGGTGTGGGTTTGCCAGCTCTCGGGCGAACGAATTATGCCGCCTGCACGGGTGACAGTTTTTACGATGCTGAAAACGGTGCGACGGTGTGGACGGGGCCCTCAACGGGCGGCCGCTGGCTCTATCAATCCGATCGACACGCGATGAATCGTGTCCGCTGCGGGATGCGTGGTTTGTTTGTGCCCAGATACTCAACGCGGTTTCGAGATTGCTTGGACGGGCTCTCCAACACAATTGCGTTGGGCGAGGTCATGACGGGGCTGAGTGATGGCAGTAATCGGACTATCGGGACGAGTGCCCCATCCAAAGCCAGTGGTGGCAAAAGTGCGGCCCAGTCCGTGGCTGATAACCCAAACCAGTGCCGCGACCTCGGTTTCTTTGCTCCCAACCGCCCTGGGTTTTGGGACTTGTCCGTGGTGACGACATACGCTCCGGTTTCGCAGCGTGGTTTCCGCTGGGCCGCCTTCCATACGCTGCAGTCGCAGTTCAATACGATTCGAGGACCGAACTCGCATCTTTGTTTAGTCGGAAGTTCGGATACCTACGGTGTCGCCCCACCGAGCAGCCGTCATCCTGGCGGCGTGCATGTGCTGATGGCTGACGGGGCCGTGAAATTCATTACGGAGTCGATCGACGCCGGGGACCCCAGTGTGCCCTGCGTGTACTGCGATCTGCTCAGTGGCGGCGCCAATAGTCCAACGGTGGCTGGCTCGACCAGCCCCTACGGTGTATGGGGGGCGCTCGGCACGCGTGCCTCACACGAAGTGATCGGGGCTGATTTCTAG
- a CDS encoding class I SAM-dependent methyltransferase: MSTNDWLSIRESIDSRFRSAGLARPFMKSAKEASLIVDLGSGTGANFRYLSNFDHSTAQWLGIDRDRELLGIARNRLPRERIQLLEGDLAKEFGWIPIHEKIAITASAFLDITSMDWLQQFADRGSRSPILISMTAAGGPIWAPADDFDVAIELCLESHRASDHGFGPAVGANASNFLAQELTARGCDVTLATTDWCLQARDAEIIQTLIDGVCRRASSTLPEEQIERWMRLRYDQNRHGCLHVTVPHLDLLSLPGTLKP, translated from the coding sequence ATGTCGACGAACGACTGGCTGTCAATTCGAGAATCGATTGACAGTCGATTCCGCAGTGCCGGGCTCGCTCGGCCTTTCATGAAGTCTGCGAAGGAGGCTAGCCTGATTGTTGATCTCGGCAGCGGCACCGGGGCGAATTTCCGTTATTTGTCGAACTTCGATCACTCGACAGCACAATGGCTGGGGATCGACCGTGATCGTGAACTCCTGGGGATAGCTAGAAACCGGCTCCCGAGGGAACGGATCCAATTGCTGGAAGGTGATCTGGCTAAAGAGTTTGGATGGATTCCAATCCACGAGAAGATCGCAATCACGGCGTCAGCCTTTTTGGATATCACGTCCATGGATTGGCTTCAACAGTTTGCCGACCGCGGGTCTCGATCTCCAATTCTGATTTCCATGACGGCGGCGGGGGGGCCGATCTGGGCCCCAGCTGATGACTTCGATGTGGCGATCGAGTTGTGCTTGGAATCGCACCGGGCTAGCGACCACGGATTTGGTCCCGCAGTCGGTGCGAATGCATCGAACTTTTTAGCGCAGGAACTCACTGCTCGTGGCTGTGACGTCACTCTCGCCACCACCGATTGGTGCTTGCAGGCCCGCGATGCCGAGATCATTCAAACGCTCATCGACGGGGTTTGTCGCCGCGCGTCGTCGACTCTCCCAGAGGAGCAAATTGAGCGCTGGATGCGATTACGATACGACCAAAATCGGCATGGATGCTTGCACGTGACCGTTCCGCATCTTGACCTGCTGTCCTTGCCCGGCACGCTGAAGCCCTAA
- a CDS encoding ATP-grasp domain-containing protein — protein sequence MPQIKRVFWETTGGEPEVLAPHVESQSNGGWVLQSETVTNPAGLANQVSPTAPRNDDLPSILLVGASVRWAAQSAAAGGYRVLGMDLFGDLDARAACTRFQRITSAEQDDPRQLSDSVARFATQEGATVVWGGGLRTAQSNSCEQNALTHDELAVLARNAGFRVPETIAATDRRRRRETGRWLVKEVASTGGLGIQFQYPASNRKIPDNAFLQRWIPGRPVGLVALAEDRGVSLLGVTRSMYHRCGRLPFVYAGSRTLRPTNVVPWSAMQLICEQAAERRGLRGLFNLDWIQDRQNQWWLLEINERPSASCEVLERARQHNRQGLVTDSLMQWHLSAVLARGDGSRPSTNAGAIAPSEPSSTHVKRIVYSRATGRIHLSKLARDWHRAAEYPSDSGMSPRLRLADVPVDGTPVQRGQPVATLLVDAKMEHPALAKTLRHCIDQIQASVEPLTGRHRST from the coding sequence ATGCCTCAAATTAAAAGAGTTTTTTGGGAAACGACCGGTGGGGAACCCGAGGTCCTTGCCCCACACGTGGAATCCCAATCGAACGGTGGGTGGGTCTTGCAGAGCGAAACGGTAACAAACCCGGCAGGCCTCGCCAACCAGGTCTCGCCAACCGCCCCCCGAAACGATGATTTGCCCAGCATTTTACTGGTTGGAGCTTCGGTCCGGTGGGCGGCCCAGTCTGCTGCCGCAGGCGGCTACCGCGTGCTCGGGATGGACTTGTTTGGGGATCTTGACGCTCGCGCTGCCTGCACTCGATTCCAACGAATCACTTCCGCCGAACAGGACGATCCACGCCAGCTCAGTGATTCCGTGGCTCGGTTCGCGACGCAGGAAGGGGCCACGGTCGTCTGGGGGGGTGGGCTCAGGACGGCGCAGTCCAACTCCTGTGAGCAAAATGCTCTCACCCATGACGAGCTCGCCGTCCTCGCTAGGAACGCAGGATTTCGGGTACCCGAGACCATTGCGGCGACGGATCGACGCCGCCGGCGCGAAACTGGCCGCTGGCTCGTCAAAGAGGTGGCGTCGACCGGTGGGCTGGGGATTCAGTTCCAATACCCTGCGTCCAATCGGAAAATACCGGACAATGCGTTCCTACAGCGTTGGATCCCCGGTCGACCGGTGGGGCTGGTAGCGCTAGCGGAAGATCGAGGAGTATCGCTCCTGGGCGTGACGCGTTCGATGTACCACCGCTGCGGTCGCTTGCCCTTCGTCTATGCCGGATCCCGTACTCTTCGTCCCACAAACGTCGTTCCATGGTCAGCCATGCAATTGATCTGCGAACAGGCGGCAGAGCGTCGTGGACTTCGAGGGCTGTTCAATCTCGACTGGATCCAAGACCGGCAAAACCAATGGTGGTTGCTCGAAATCAATGAGCGGCCCAGCGCCTCTTGCGAAGTGCTCGAACGAGCGCGGCAGCACAACCGACAAGGCCTCGTCACCGATTCGCTCATGCAATGGCATCTCTCCGCTGTGTTGGCGCGAGGTGATGGCTCGCGGCCAAGCACAAATGCCGGCGCGATAGCCCCATCTGAACCTTCCTCCACCCATGTCAAACGAATTGTATACAGTCGTGCCACCGGACGAATACATCTGTCGAAGCTCGCCCGCGATTGGCACCGTGCCGCGGAGTATCCGAGCGACTCAGGAATGTCTCCCCGACTGCGGTTAGCCGACGTCCCTGTCGACGGAACTCCGGTGCAACGAGGGCAACCGGTTGCCACATTACTGGTTGATGCGAAAATGGAACATCCAGCTCTGGCAAAGACTCTCCGCCACTGTATCGACCAGATTCAGGCCAGCGTCGAACCGTTAACCGGAAGGCATCGATCGACTTGA
- the fae gene encoding formaldehyde-activating enzyme gives MHFHIGEALVGDGNEVAHIDLMIGSKNGPVGTAFANALANQSEGHTNLLAVLEPNVAVKPSTVMITKVTIKGMKQAVQMFGPAQAAVAQAVADAVSQGVIPKDAAEDLVCVCGVFIHPAAEDDEKIYKYNYEATLESIKSAMGSKPSVDDMLAKKDSAKHPFRGF, from the coding sequence ATGCATTTTCACATTGGTGAAGCCCTGGTCGGCGACGGTAACGAAGTCGCCCACATCGACCTGATGATCGGTAGCAAGAACGGTCCTGTCGGAACCGCCTTCGCCAACGCTCTGGCCAACCAGAGCGAAGGTCACACGAACCTGTTGGCCGTGCTCGAGCCCAACGTCGCCGTCAAGCCTTCCACCGTCATGATCACCAAGGTGACGATCAAGGGCATGAAGCAAGCCGTGCAAATGTTCGGCCCTGCTCAGGCCGCTGTCGCTCAAGCAGTCGCCGACGCGGTTAGCCAAGGCGTCATTCCTAAAGATGCCGCTGAAGATCTCGTTTGCGTTTGCGGCGTGTTCATTCACCCCGCCGCCGAAGACGACGAAAAGATCTACAAGTACAACTACGAAGCCACGCTTGAGTCGATCAAGAGCGCGATGGGCAGCAAGCCGAGTGTCGACGACATGTTGGCCAAGAAGGACAGTGCCAAGCACCCCTTCCGCGGTTTCTAG